Proteins from a single region of Candidatus Wallbacteria bacterium:
- a CDS encoding AAA family ATPase encodes MKRLAEKQIADWKNSSRRKPLIIRGGRQVGKTWLVENALAEQFENYVKIDLEKRHDLHVHFEGNLDPGKIIQALELSGGRIIPGRTLLFFDEIQACPRAIMALRYFYEQMPELHVVAAGSLLGFAFSEVPIPVGRVQYLQMYPMTFYEYLLALGKEAMAEQTLKPPLQISSAIQQMILGELKKYFFVGGMPECVKTYRDSNSLLEVFRVQSEILDSFRDDFSKYKPQIDPSCLDAVFLHVALAVGEQIKYTRLNDGHSGPTNRKAFELLTKAKLIHKIPACNPSGLPLGASASEKKFKASLLDIGILQRLCQVTVDLEIAQENLLAIYQGKLAEQFVAQELMAWHGPDLFYWSREAKNSNAEIDYLAVREGKIYPVEVKSGTGGSLKSLHLMLEKYPYCPQGLVLYSGPYKELSKQKLTFLPLYYAAIIGDQHII; translated from the coding sequence ATGAAGCGATTAGCTGAAAAACAGATTGCAGATTGGAAGAATTCCAGTCGCCGTAAACCTCTGATAATCAGAGGAGGCCGTCAGGTCGGGAAAACCTGGCTGGTTGAGAATGCTTTGGCTGAGCAGTTTGAAAACTACGTGAAAATCGATCTGGAAAAGCGGCATGACCTGCATGTCCATTTTGAAGGCAACCTTGACCCTGGGAAAATTATCCAGGCTTTGGAGCTGTCCGGTGGACGGATCATCCCAGGCAGGACTCTTTTGTTTTTTGATGAAATTCAGGCCTGCCCCAGGGCAATTATGGCTTTGCGTTATTTCTACGAGCAGATGCCTGAACTGCATGTTGTTGCTGCAGGCTCGCTGCTGGGATTTGCCTTTTCTGAAGTTCCCATCCCTGTGGGCAGGGTCCAGTATCTGCAGATGTATCCGATGACTTTCTACGAATACCTTTTAGCGCTGGGAAAGGAAGCAATGGCAGAGCAGACTCTTAAGCCGCCATTACAGATATCATCTGCGATTCAGCAGATGATCCTCGGCGAATTAAAAAAATACTTTTTTGTCGGCGGGATGCCGGAGTGTGTCAAAACATACCGCGACAGCAACTCTTTACTGGAAGTGTTCCGGGTTCAATCTGAAATCCTTGATTCTTTTCGGGATGATTTTTCCAAATACAAGCCGCAGATCGACCCGTCCTGCCTTGACGCCGTATTCCTGCATGTGGCATTGGCAGTCGGCGAACAGATTAAATATACCCGTTTGAACGATGGTCACAGCGGGCCAACCAATCGAAAAGCTTTTGAATTATTGACCAAAGCGAAACTGATTCATAAAATTCCGGCCTGCAACCCATCCGGTTTGCCTCTCGGTGCTTCAGCGAGTGAAAAAAAGTTCAAAGCCAGCCTGCTGGATATTGGAATTTTGCAACGGCTCTGCCAGGTCACTGTCGATCTGGAGATTGCACAGGAAAATCTGCTGGCAATTTATCAGGGCAAACTTGCCGAGCAGTTCGTCGCCCAGGAATTGATGGCGTGGCATGGACCGGATTTATTCTATTGGTCACGAGAAGCAAAAAACAGCAACGCAGAAATTGATTATCTGGCAGTCCGCGAAGGGAAGATTTACCCTGTAGAAGTCAAGTCAGGAACTGGAGGCAGTCTGAAAAGCCTTCATCTCATGCTGGAAAAATATCCGTATTGTCCGCAGGGATTGGTCCTCTATAGTGGTCCTTATAAAGAACTATCCAAACAGAAACTGACCTTTCTGCCGCTTTATTATGCGGCCATCATTGGTGATCAACACATAATTTGA
- a CDS encoding type II toxin-antitoxin system RelE/ParE family toxin: protein MWKIELSRESLKQLQKTPVQRVRQIIKSLQDSSASDNPYFHKQVKHLTGDLAGLSRLRVGSYRVILRFVKDRQTINVISILPRGNAY from the coding sequence ATGTGGAAGATTGAACTGAGCCGGGAATCCCTTAAACAGCTTCAAAAAACACCCGTTCAAAGGGTCAGGCAGATCATTAAATCCCTGCAGGATTCATCGGCATCTGATAATCCTTATTTTCATAAGCAGGTGAAACACCTGACCGGAGATCTGGCCGGCCTCAGCAGATTAAGGGTAGGATCGTACAGGGTGATATTGCGATTCGTCAAAGACCGGCAAACAATCAATGTGATTTCCATTCTGCCGCGCGGAAACGCATATTGA
- a CDS encoding type II toxin-antitoxin system RelE/ParE family toxin, translating into MSDFRIFETETFRKDLKHLFKGRGQFLEKLADSVYPQLKLNPYFGRNIKKIKSLSPETWRYRIGDYRFFFSIDDQERIIFMLTAVKREKCY; encoded by the coding sequence TTGAGTGATTTCAGGATCTTTGAAACAGAAACATTCAGAAAAGACCTCAAGCATCTTTTTAAAGGAAGAGGTCAGTTTCTGGAAAAACTTGCGGATTCAGTATATCCCCAATTGAAATTGAATCCATACTTCGGCAGAAACATCAAGAAGATCAAATCCCTGAGCCCTGAGACCTGGCGTTACCGGATCGGAGATTACAGGTTTTTCTTCTCAATCGACGATCAGGAACGGATTATTTTCATGCTGACAGCAGTAAAAAGAGAGAAATGTTACTAA
- a CDS encoding CopG family transcriptional regulator, with the protein MPKTVTLRLEDDIYKLFLDASRIENRSIANLITTFALHQVEEFFFTDEFETEEILTNHKLLKRLNQGRQDAALRKGSFVE; encoded by the coding sequence ATGCCCAAAACAGTTACTCTGAGACTGGAAGACGATATTTACAAACTATTTCTGGATGCCTCCAGGATAGAAAACCGCAGTATCGCCAATCTGATCACTACTTTTGCCCTGCATCAGGTTGAAGAATTCTTTTTTACCGATGAATTTGAGACCGAGGAAATTCTTACCAACCATAAACTTCTCAAGAGGTTGAACCAGGGAAGGCAGGATGCTGCTCTAAGAAAGGGAAGCTTTGTTGAGTGA
- a CDS encoding STAS domain-containing protein produces MVISSRSIDNGEHGPVTVISLDGELDYFNDEMVLGYFDKVCSEEKIKVALDLAGVTYINSIGMGTIKKLFVDLKKNGGRLVVYRPNPQIRKVFEITKINRFIPIYPSETEALENLI; encoded by the coding sequence ATGGTAATCAGTTCAAGATCAATAGATAATGGTGAGCACGGACCTGTGACAGTAATCAGCCTGGACGGTGAGCTTGATTATTTCAATGATGAAATGGTGCTCGGATATTTCGACAAAGTCTGTTCTGAAGAAAAAATTAAAGTCGCCCTGGATTTAGCTGGAGTTACCTATATCAACAGTATCGGCATGGGCACGATCAAGAAATTGTTCGTTGATCTCAAGAAAAACGGCGGCAGACTTGTGGTTTACAGACCAAACCCGCAGATCAGAAAAGTATTCGAAATCACTAAGATCAACAGGTTCATACCCATTTACCCCAGCGAAACCGAAGCGCTGGAAAATCTGATATAA
- a CDS encoding ornithine aminomutase subunit alpha: MERKDDFEKRRKHLAKMTDEQLKARFWELADKLVEPLVELAETHTSPSIERSVILRMGFSSLDARIIVDKVREAGLLGKGAGHVVLKLSQQQKTGIEEAGQAIIKGADLSGLFAEEAPNA, from the coding sequence ATGGAACGCAAAGACGATTTCGAGAAAAGACGCAAACACCTTGCAAAAATGACTGACGAGCAGCTCAAGGCCAGATTCTGGGAGCTGGCTGATAAGCTGGTGGAACCGCTTGTCGAACTCGCTGAAACTCATACTTCGCCTTCAATCGAACGCTCAGTTATCCTGAGAATGGGCTTTTCTTCCCTGGATGCCAGGATAATTGTAGATAAAGTCAGGGAAGCCGGATTGCTTGGCAAAGGGGCCGGGCATGTGGTACTGAAGCTTTCACAGCAGCAGAAGACCGGGATCGAAGAAGCAGGCCAGGCGATCATCAAAGGTGCTGATCTTTCCGGACTCTTTGCAGAGGAGGCTCCCAATGCTTAA
- the oraE gene encoding D-ornithine 4,5-aminomutase subunit OraE: MLKKDEKLNIPEILKDLDQYRPRRKGWTWRKKKPGLKMHRFVFHECSEPLKNSIPLPAAKHFEGIDPQPDCVITTEIASGRFEDDIRRMRMAAWHGADHLMVIRTLGQSHFDGLIEGSPEGVGGVPITRKQVRATRKALDMIEDEVGRNINFHSYVSGIAGPEIAVMYAEEGVNGAHQDPQYNVLYRNINMYRSFVDAAVAKKLMADAGIFQIDGAHNANATAKQAWCVMPELLVQHGINCAYSAAVGMPKGQIGLSTVPPNSPPAPKMWYDLPYAVALRELFSEYKMRAQQNTRYMESDMEEATITHVIDTLISRLTSVDIQSTITPDEGRNVPWHYNNIRGTTTAKQTLVALDGLRELVKLDFDGPLGAMVRELKERAVLFMEEMIELGGYFATVEAGFFVDSGKYPERHGDGIVRKSDGGVSSDTICKRDKDYLAPVCSHFGYNTAKKKDPCKAIGGCTLCDPDKIKYIDELDQNDNAGKRLAKKIEDEAKNLLKPEVEWHGDGIVTVSIFLPEREEVAREAALEIGRKMNLMDPQVIHTQVLHPAEGTYLEIKGVVPFAVDKTKLKIPQKVELLSDAVIETETKKRKLKVVGGTVGEDEHSVGMQEILNIKHGGIEKYGFECHYLGTSVSIEKMINAAIETGASIIMISTIITHNDVHVSNMKKLHNLCIERGIRDRVFLIAGGTQVTDEAARECGMDAGFGRGTKGNMVASFIIKKMMGMT; this comes from the coding sequence ATGCTTAAAAAAGACGAAAAGCTGAATATCCCGGAAATCCTCAAGGATCTCGATCAATACAGGCCGAGACGCAAAGGCTGGACCTGGAGGAAGAAGAAACCAGGCCTTAAAATGCACAGATTCGTATTCCACGAGTGCTCAGAGCCGCTCAAAAATTCCATCCCTCTTCCTGCTGCCAAGCATTTTGAAGGAATCGACCCGCAGCCTGACTGCGTGATCACCACTGAGATCGCTTCAGGACGTTTCGAGGACGATATCAGGAGAATGCGGATGGCTGCCTGGCATGGAGCAGACCATCTGATGGTGATCCGAACTCTCGGCCAGTCCCATTTTGACGGACTGATCGAAGGCAGTCCCGAAGGCGTGGGAGGAGTGCCGATTACCCGGAAACAGGTCAGGGCAACCCGCAAAGCGCTGGACATGATAGAAGACGAGGTCGGCCGCAACATCAATTTCCATTCCTATGTCTCAGGCATCGCAGGTCCTGAAATCGCGGTGATGTATGCTGAAGAAGGAGTCAACGGCGCGCATCAGGACCCTCAATACAATGTGCTTTACCGGAACATCAATATGTACCGCTCCTTCGTGGACGCGGCTGTCGCCAAAAAACTGATGGCAGACGCAGGCATTTTCCAGATCGACGGTGCCCACAATGCGAACGCTACAGCCAAGCAGGCCTGGTGCGTGATGCCTGAGCTGCTTGTCCAGCACGGCATCAATTGCGCCTATTCGGCAGCTGTCGGCATGCCGAAAGGGCAGATCGGGCTTTCCACTGTGCCGCCCAATTCCCCTCCTGCACCTAAAATGTGGTATGACCTGCCTTATGCAGTAGCCTTGCGCGAACTGTTCAGCGAATACAAGATGCGTGCCCAGCAGAACACCCGCTACATGGAATCAGACATGGAAGAAGCCACTATCACCCATGTGATCGACACTCTGATCTCCAGGCTGACCAGCGTTGACATCCAGTCCACAATCACACCCGACGAGGGAAGGAACGTGCCCTGGCATTACAACAATATCCGCGGCACTACCACGGCCAAGCAGACTCTGGTGGCTCTGGACGGGCTGCGTGAACTGGTCAAGCTGGATTTCGACGGGCCATTGGGAGCCATGGTGCGCGAGCTCAAGGAGCGGGCAGTGCTCTTCATGGAGGAAATGATCGAACTGGGCGGCTATTTCGCCACAGTGGAAGCCGGATTTTTCGTGGATTCAGGCAAATACCCTGAGCGGCACGGAGACGGGATTGTGCGGAAATCCGACGGAGGGGTAAGTTCAGATACTATTTGTAAACGTGACAAAGATTATCTGGCGCCTGTCTGCAGCCATTTCGGTTACAACACCGCAAAAAAGAAGGATCCCTGTAAAGCAATCGGCGGCTGCACTCTCTGCGACCCTGATAAAATCAAATATATCGATGAGCTGGACCAGAACGACAATGCAGGGAAGAGGCTTGCAAAAAAGATCGAGGACGAAGCGAAGAATCTCTTGAAGCCTGAAGTGGAATGGCATGGAGATGGAATTGTGACGGTCAGCATTTTCCTGCCTGAGCGGGAAGAAGTGGCTCGCGAAGCTGCGCTCGAGATCGGCAGAAAAATGAATCTGATGGACCCTCAGGTGATACATACGCAGGTGCTTCACCCTGCCGAAGGCACATACCTGGAAATCAAGGGGGTGGTGCCGTTCGCTGTGGACAAGACCAAGCTCAAGATCCCGCAGAAAGTCGAACTGCTCTCAGACGCTGTGATCGAAACTGAGACCAAGAAGCGCAAGCTGAAGGTTGTCGGCGGAACTGTAGGCGAAGACGAGCATTCGGTCGGCATGCAGGAAATCCTGAACATCAAGCACGGAGGCATCGAGAAATACGGATTCGAATGCCATTATCTGGGCACATCCGTCTCGATCGAGAAGATGATCAATGCTGCCATAGAAACCGGCGCCAGTATCATCATGATTTCAACCATCATCACCCATAACGACGTGCATGTCTCAAACATGAAGAAGCTGCACAACCTCTGCATTGAGCGCGGCATCAGGGACCGCGTTTTCCTGATCGCTGGCGGCACTCAGGTGACAGATGAAGCAGCCAGGGAATGCGGGATGGACGCCGGTTTCGGCCGCGGCACAAAGGGCAACATGGTGGCGAGCTTCATCATAAAAAAAATGATGGGAATGACTTAG